A genomic window from Cupriavidus metallidurans CH34 includes:
- a CDS encoding ExeA family protein — protein MNQPNLLALYGLKFNPFAQDIPVEAVFVPPKLDHFCWRIENGMAREGGFAMVHGDPGCGKSVTLRLLHQRLMRVPDLMVGSIAHPQSNLADFYRELSDIFTVPLKPHNRWGGFKALRERWLTHMEASRRRCVLLIDEAQEMAVPALSELRLLAQARFDSQLLLCVVLAGDARLPEKFSREDLIPLGSRIRCRLALESASIDELQACLDHLLAAAGNATLMTMPLRQTLCEHAAGNYRILMNLAGELLAQAAQRELPQIDEKLYLETYSATLNRRARR, from the coding sequence ATGAATCAACCCAACCTGCTGGCCTTGTACGGTCTGAAGTTCAACCCCTTCGCCCAGGACATCCCCGTCGAGGCCGTGTTCGTGCCACCCAAGCTCGATCACTTCTGCTGGCGCATTGAGAACGGTATGGCCCGCGAAGGCGGCTTCGCCATGGTGCATGGCGACCCCGGTTGCGGCAAGAGCGTCACGCTGCGCCTGCTCCATCAGCGCCTCATGCGCGTCCCCGATCTGATGGTCGGCTCGATCGCTCACCCACAGAGCAATCTGGCGGACTTCTATCGCGAGCTCAGCGACATCTTTACCGTACCGCTCAAGCCCCACAATCGCTGGGGCGGCTTCAAGGCGCTGCGCGAGCGCTGGCTCACCCACATGGAGGCCAGCCGCCGCCGCTGCGTGCTGCTCATCGATGAAGCCCAGGAGATGGCGGTGCCAGCCCTCTCGGAACTGCGCCTGCTCGCACAGGCACGCTTCGACTCGCAATTGCTGCTGTGCGTGGTGCTTGCCGGCGACGCTCGCCTGCCGGAGAAGTTCAGCCGCGAGGACCTGATCCCGCTGGGCAGCCGCATCCGCTGCCGTCTGGCGCTGGAGAGTGCGAGCATCGACGAGCTGCAGGCCTGCCTGGACCACTTGCTGGCCGCCGCCGGCAACGCCACCCTGATGACCATGCCATTGCGCCAGACCCTGTGTGAGCACGCCGCCGGCAATTACCGCATCCTGATGAACCTGGCGGGCGAGCTTCTGGCCCAGGCCGCGCAGCGGGAGCTACCGCAGATCGACGAGAAGCTCTATCTGGAAACCTACAGCGCAACCCTGAACCGCCGCGCCAGGCGGTGA
- a CDS encoding single-stranded DNA-binding protein — MASVNKVILVGNLGADPETRYMPSGDAVTNIRLATTDRYKDKQSGEFKEATEWHRIAFFGKLAEIAGQYLRKGSSVYIEGRIRTRKWQDQSGQDKYSTEIVADQMQMLGGRGQGGGGDEGGYGGGAGGGAGGGGGYSRESQGGGGRSQGGGAQGGGQQGGQRRQQQAPSNGFEDMDDDIPF; from the coding sequence ATGGCATCGGTCAACAAAGTCATTCTCGTCGGCAACCTGGGCGCCGACCCCGAAACCCGCTACATGCCCAGCGGCGATGCCGTGACCAACATCCGGCTGGCGACGACCGACCGCTACAAGGACAAGCAGTCCGGCGAATTCAAGGAAGCCACCGAGTGGCACCGCATCGCGTTCTTCGGCAAGCTGGCCGAGATCGCCGGCCAGTACCTGCGCAAGGGTTCGTCGGTCTATATCGAGGGCCGCATCCGCACGCGCAAGTGGCAGGACCAGTCCGGTCAGGACAAGTACAGCACCGAAATCGTCGCGGACCAGATGCAGATGCTGGGTGGCCGTGGCCAGGGCGGTGGCGGCGATGAAGGCGGCTACGGCGGTGGTGCCGGTGGCGGTGCGGGCGGTGGCGGTGGCTACAGCCGCGAATCGCAAGGCGGCGGTGGCCGCAGCCAGGGCGGTGGTGCCCAGGGCGGCGGTCAGCAAGGCGGCCAGCGTCGCCAGCAACAGGCACCGTCGAACGGCTTCGAGGATATGGACGACGATATTCCGTTCTAA
- a CDS encoding tyrosine-type recombinase/integrase produces MDEVSIPARSSKLAVELEDEERGPLWDTEVAVLRAALASDRSQERAHVMQRAAIALSLAYGRNPSNYCLLREEDLSNQLAGFDVPPQWILSIPRIKKWGIGVRQQFAQERVSNDLLPLIHELLAANGSIDCKGYPRPLFMRDSVDEWRADTGVEEYAYHMTGKEFLALIRGFATRMAIESPRTGSQLRLSSRRLRYTFATTMVELGASKTVLATMLDHSDTQHVRVYYSLKGARLTRILDRAAALRLGPLMKLFKGTPIGVDSEAAKDTRQEKRVRFVGDVEVIDPVEIGACGQSPHCSLDPPFSCYVCPKFQPYLEADHQAVLDALLKGRDERRGRLGMRLSVQMDEVIYAVAEVVQLVAHHAKRNGGKA; encoded by the coding sequence TTGGATGAGGTCTCCATACCCGCACGCTCCTCCAAGCTCGCGGTGGAGTTGGAAGATGAAGAGCGCGGGCCGCTCTGGGACACGGAAGTGGCTGTTCTACGTGCGGCACTGGCAAGTGACCGCTCGCAGGAGCGGGCGCACGTGATGCAGCGTGCAGCGATTGCGTTGAGCCTAGCATATGGTCGGAATCCATCGAACTATTGCCTCCTAAGGGAGGAGGATCTGTCAAACCAGTTGGCCGGGTTCGACGTGCCCCCACAGTGGATATTGTCCATTCCCCGCATCAAGAAGTGGGGAATTGGTGTGCGCCAGCAGTTTGCGCAAGAGCGGGTGAGCAACGATCTGTTGCCGTTGATACATGAGCTGCTGGCGGCCAATGGGAGTATCGATTGCAAAGGCTACCCGCGACCGCTGTTTATGCGTGACAGTGTGGACGAATGGCGGGCCGATACCGGTGTCGAAGAGTATGCGTATCACATGACGGGGAAGGAGTTCTTGGCGCTCATACGGGGATTCGCTACGAGAATGGCAATCGAATCCCCGCGTACCGGAAGTCAGCTTCGCTTGAGTTCACGCCGCTTGCGGTACACGTTTGCCACGACGATGGTGGAGCTTGGCGCTTCCAAGACCGTGCTCGCGACGATGTTGGACCATTCCGATACGCAACATGTACGGGTCTACTACTCGCTGAAGGGAGCGCGGCTGACTCGCATTCTGGATCGCGCTGCTGCGTTGCGGCTCGGCCCCCTCATGAAGCTGTTCAAAGGGACGCCCATTGGAGTGGATTCCGAAGCGGCAAAGGACACTCGCCAGGAAAAGAGAGTTCGCTTCGTGGGGGATGTGGAAGTGATAGATCCGGTGGAGATCGGTGCATGTGGCCAGTCACCGCACTGCTCGTTGGATCCGCCATTCTCCTGCTACGTCTGTCCCAAGTTCCAGCCATACTTGGAGGCCGACCATCAGGCCGTACTGGATGCGCTGCTCAAAGGAAGGGATGAGCGTCGTGGTCGGCTCGGCATGCGCCTGTCAGTTCAGATGGATGAAGTGATCTACGCCGTAGCGGAGGTTGTTCAACTGGTGGCTCACCATGCCAAACGGAACGGCGGTAAGGCGTAA
- a CDS encoding transposase, whose amino-acid sequence MKETSAVCHALLQTPAFFALLRRIDEDLMKVARDRGCCHCGSVLHSANYPRKPRGCPPAAHPDCNTRLSLCCAGCRKRMTPDSVRFLGRRVWLAIVLVLRSSRATGACLDGLPAISWATLKRWRQWWTETFPKTPVGRWLRGLIPPTPEPFIYPDCLLQSVEHDSEDERLAAVLLLLLGPA is encoded by the coding sequence ATGAAGGAGACCTCAGCAGTGTGCCATGCCTTGCTACAAACGCCAGCGTTTTTTGCCCTGTTGCGCCGGATCGACGAAGACTTGATGAAGGTGGCGCGAGACAGGGGCTGCTGCCATTGCGGCTCTGTGCTGCACAGTGCCAACTATCCGCGTAAGCCGCGCGGATGCCCACCGGCAGCACACCCGGACTGCAATACGCGCCTGAGCCTGTGCTGTGCCGGATGCCGCAAACGCATGACGCCCGATTCGGTGCGCTTTCTCGGCCGGCGTGTCTGGCTGGCCATTGTCCTGGTACTGCGATCGAGCCGTGCCACTGGCGCCTGCCTGGACGGCCTGCCGGCGATCAGTTGGGCCACGCTCAAGCGCTGGCGTCAGTGGTGGACCGAGACCTTCCCCAAGACCCCCGTCGGTCGGTGGCTGCGTGGCCTCATCCCGCCAACGCCCGAGCCGTTCATCTATCCCGACTGCCTGCTGCAATCGGTCGAGCACGACAGCGAAGACGAGCGTCTGGCCGCGGTGTTGCTTCTGCTGCTGGGCCCGGCCTGA
- a CDS encoding MFS transporter, which translates to MPSIPPSSQPASLADESTRTEPARDRMTKGELRASLTLASIFALRMLGLFLILPVFAEYARTLPDGHDAQRVGIAMGIYGLMQAFLHIPLGWLSDRVGRKPVMVAGLLLFVAGALVAAFSDTLTGIIIGRALQGMGAISAAITACIADLTRERHRTKAMAMVGGSIGLTFALSLVIASPLLHSIGMSGIFSLMAVFGVVAIGVTLFLVPAPPPPHPVRLPFRQVLMNADLIRLNVGVLALHASQVAMFMVVPAMLSDAGMPLDQHWKVYLPVVLVSFLLMLAPMMAAERYGKVRPVLLASVALMTVVQILFASVHGLWPIVGVLLLFFVAFNVLEAMQPSLVSRYAAVSRGAALGVYNTTQSLGLFLGGVAGGWLLQHEGRSAVFIGCAVVLVLWLIIAWSMKAPPARSQGSASAVAA; encoded by the coding sequence ATGCCGTCGATCCCGCCTTCTTCCCAGCCCGCATCCCTTGCCGACGAGTCCACCCGGACCGAGCCCGCGCGTGACCGCATGACCAAAGGCGAGTTGCGCGCCAGCCTCACACTCGCCAGCATCTTTGCCCTGCGCATGCTGGGCCTGTTCCTGATCCTGCCGGTCTTTGCCGAGTACGCGCGCACGCTGCCCGACGGGCACGATGCCCAGCGGGTTGGCATCGCGATGGGGATCTACGGGCTGATGCAGGCTTTCCTGCACATTCCATTGGGCTGGCTGTCCGACCGGGTCGGGCGCAAGCCGGTCATGGTCGCGGGGCTGCTGCTCTTCGTAGCCGGCGCGCTGGTTGCAGCGTTCTCCGATACCCTGACCGGCATCATCATCGGCCGCGCGTTGCAGGGCATGGGCGCGATCTCGGCGGCCATCACGGCCTGTATCGCGGATCTGACGCGTGAACGCCATCGCACCAAGGCCATGGCAATGGTCGGCGGCAGTATCGGCCTGACGTTCGCGCTCTCGCTGGTGATTGCTTCGCCACTTCTGCATTCGATCGGTATGTCGGGCATCTTCAGCCTGATGGCCGTGTTCGGCGTGGTGGCGATCGGCGTGACGCTGTTCCTGGTGCCTGCGCCGCCGCCGCCGCATCCGGTGCGGCTACCGTTCCGCCAAGTGCTGATGAATGCCGACCTGATTCGTCTGAATGTCGGCGTGCTGGCGCTCCATGCGAGCCAGGTGGCCATGTTCATGGTCGTGCCGGCCATGCTGAGCGACGCGGGGATGCCGCTGGACCAGCACTGGAAGGTCTATCTGCCGGTCGTGCTGGTGTCGTTCCTGCTGATGCTGGCGCCGATGATGGCGGCCGAGCGCTACGGCAAGGTGCGCCCGGTGCTGCTGGCCTCGGTGGCCCTGATGACGGTCGTCCAGATCCTGTTCGCGTCGGTCCATGGCCTGTGGCCGATCGTCGGCGTGCTGCTGCTGTTCTTCGTCGCGTTCAACGTGCTGGAGGCGATGCAACCATCGCTGGTGTCGCGTTACGCCGCGGTCAGCCGTGGGGCGGCGCTTGGCGTCTACAACACGACCCAGTCGCTGGGCCTGTTCCTCGGTGGCGTGGCCGGCGGCTGGCTGCTCCAGCACGAAGGACGCAGCGCAGTTTTCATAGGGTGCGCGGTGGTTCTGGTGCTCTGGCTTATAATCGCGTGGAGCATGAAGGCGCCCCCGGCCCGTAGCCAAGGGAGTGCTTCTGCGGTGGCGGCTTAG
- a CDS encoding IS481 family transposase: MSLSIDHRNRWARLRFSVIGPLLASPPAKGELQQAFQALAAKVWRHPITGADVQFGASSIERWYYRARHVQDPVDQLKNRLRDDCGHFVSLSPAIIEALVEQYRQHPGWTMQLHYDNLRVATKDGPDTLPSYTTVCRYLKAQGLVRKPTPRSSTDGAIAAAARREAREVRSYEVDHVAALWHLDFHHGSRKVLTPDGQWHKPLLLCIMDDHSRLVCHLQWFLDETTASLVHGVSQAIMKRGLPRAIMTDNGAAMMADEFVEGLASLGILHQTTLPYSPYQNAKQERFWGQLESRLMAMLEGESHLTLEQLNLATQAWVEQEYHHKEHAELEATPLQRYLSCADVSRPSPEALALRRAFRIRQHRRQRRTDGTFTLDGVRFEIPGAYRHLEQVCLSYARWDLSQVDLIDARIGAILAAVFPLDKSANADARRAHLTAKGASPANEEPAQAGTAPLLRQLLAEHAATGLPPAYLPPAPTKL, translated from the coding sequence ATGTCACTATCGATTGATCATCGCAACCGATGGGCGCGCTTGCGCTTCTCGGTCATTGGCCCTTTGCTGGCTTCGCCGCCTGCCAAAGGAGAATTGCAGCAAGCGTTCCAGGCACTGGCCGCCAAGGTCTGGCGGCACCCCATCACCGGCGCCGACGTTCAGTTCGGCGCGTCTTCCATCGAACGCTGGTATTACCGGGCCCGTCACGTCCAGGATCCGGTCGATCAACTCAAGAACCGACTGCGCGACGATTGCGGCCACTTCGTCAGTCTGAGCCCAGCCATCATCGAAGCGCTGGTCGAGCAGTACCGTCAGCACCCCGGCTGGACCATGCAGTTGCATTACGACAACCTGCGCGTCGCGACCAAGGATGGCCCGGACACGCTGCCGTCCTACACCACGGTGTGCCGGTATCTGAAGGCGCAGGGTCTGGTGCGCAAGCCAACCCCGCGCTCGAGCACGGATGGGGCCATCGCTGCTGCGGCTCGCCGCGAGGCACGCGAGGTGCGTAGCTACGAGGTCGACCACGTGGCCGCGCTCTGGCACCTGGACTTCCACCATGGTTCGCGCAAGGTGCTCACCCCCGATGGGCAGTGGCACAAGCCGCTGCTGCTCTGCATTATGGACGACCATTCGCGGCTGGTCTGCCACCTGCAGTGGTTCCTCGACGAGACCACTGCCTCGCTGGTGCACGGCGTCTCGCAGGCGATCATGAAGCGAGGGCTGCCGCGGGCCATCATGACCGATAACGGCGCAGCCATGATGGCCGACGAGTTCGTCGAGGGGCTGGCCAGTCTGGGCATCCTGCACCAGACTACCTTGCCCTACAGCCCATACCAGAATGCCAAGCAGGAACGCTTCTGGGGACAGCTCGAGTCCCGGCTGATGGCCATGCTCGAAGGTGAGTCGCACCTCACCCTGGAGCAATTGAACCTCGCCACGCAGGCCTGGGTCGAGCAGGAATACCACCACAAGGAACACGCCGAACTCGAGGCGACGCCTCTGCAGCGCTACCTGTCCTGTGCCGACGTCTCGCGCCCCAGTCCCGAGGCGCTGGCCTTGCGCCGGGCCTTCCGTATCCGCCAGCATCGCCGCCAGCGCAGAACCGACGGCACCTTCACGTTGGACGGCGTGCGCTTCGAGATCCCCGGCGCTTACCGCCACCTCGAGCAAGTCTGCCTGAGCTACGCGCGCTGGGATCTCTCCCAAGTCGACCTGATCGATGCGCGCATCGGCGCGATCCTGGCCGCCGTGTTCCCGCTGGACAAGTCTGCCAATGCCGACGCACGGCGCGCGCATCTCACGGCCAAGGGTGCCTCGCCTGCTAACGAGGAACCCGCGCAGGCTGGCACTGCGCCGCTGCTGCGTCAGTTGCTCGCCGAACACGCCGCCACCGGCCTGCCGCCGGCCTATCTCCCACCCGCACCCACCAAGCTATGA
- a CDS encoding site-specific integrase — protein sequence MHTRFHMVVVRHRDGERLPILLDADRQPIGWINEYAIQRLRSRLSANSLTKTLHVLGLLWLWAVQHSIPLQVRLLAGDGLSSDEIASQLYPWLRRDFQSRVAVRRLVVAPTTVAQRLQVVMQFVRWHLERVMARLPIGSPELSHVRERLTTMQRTFATAGPRRAEPVHHASPLSEERVSRLLSICRPGNDENPWKAAYQDRNYVIVLVLLLLGIRRGELLKLRVADCVLSGTIPEIRVERSPDDAKDPRRHEPQVKTESRQLPCDRALASLLNAYICRTRRAIPGADKSPFLFLSRDGAPMSLSRVNGLLTQVGAAHAEFRDLHPHCLRSTCATNFRARALRTGLDEERVEKHMMYFFGWRSSDSIRPYVWHAIRRESCELSLAYQSTIFNASMTGIE from the coding sequence ATGCACACCCGATTCCATATGGTAGTGGTCCGGCACCGGGACGGCGAACGCCTGCCGATCCTTCTGGACGCAGACCGGCAACCTATTGGCTGGATCAATGAGTATGCGATTCAGCGGCTGCGTTCGCGGCTTTCGGCCAACAGCCTGACTAAGACACTGCATGTCCTCGGGCTGCTGTGGCTGTGGGCGGTCCAGCATTCCATTCCGCTGCAGGTTAGATTGCTTGCCGGCGACGGCCTCTCATCTGACGAGATTGCCAGTCAACTCTATCCTTGGTTAAGGCGCGACTTCCAATCGCGAGTGGCGGTACGCCGGCTGGTCGTCGCCCCGACTACCGTAGCGCAGCGTCTGCAGGTCGTCATGCAATTCGTTCGTTGGCATCTGGAAAGGGTTATGGCCCGATTGCCGATTGGAAGCCCGGAGCTGAGCCACGTCAGGGAGCGACTGACCACGATGCAGCGCACGTTCGCCACGGCCGGGCCAAGGCGGGCCGAACCGGTACATCATGCGTCGCCGCTTTCCGAGGAGCGGGTGAGTCGCCTCCTGAGCATCTGCCGTCCCGGCAATGATGAAAATCCCTGGAAGGCTGCGTATCAGGACCGCAATTACGTCATCGTATTGGTACTGTTGTTGTTGGGTATCCGGCGGGGCGAACTCCTCAAACTACGGGTTGCGGACTGCGTCCTATCGGGTACGATTCCGGAGATTCGGGTCGAGCGCTCGCCCGACGACGCGAAGGACCCTCGTCGCCATGAACCCCAGGTGAAGACAGAATCGCGCCAGTTGCCTTGCGATCGGGCGCTGGCTTCACTGCTGAATGCCTATATCTGTCGTACGCGTCGAGCGATACCGGGGGCAGACAAAAGTCCGTTCCTGTTCCTGAGCCGAGATGGCGCGCCGATGAGCCTGTCTCGCGTCAATGGCTTGCTCACCCAGGTGGGCGCTGCACACGCTGAATTCCGCGATCTGCACCCGCACTGCCTGCGCAGCACGTGCGCGACGAACTTCCGAGCGCGAGCACTGCGGACGGGCCTGGACGAGGAGCGCGTCGAGAAGCACATGATGTACTTCTTCGGCTGGCGCTCGTCGGATTCCATCCGCCCTTACGTTTGGCACGCGATCAGGCGGGAGTCCTGTGAGCTCAGCCTTGCGTACCAATCGACGATCTTTAATGCGTCGATGACAGGTATCGAATGA
- the uvrA gene encoding excinuclease ABC subunit UvrA, producing MEEIKIRGARTHNLKNINLDLPRNKLVVITGLSGSGKSSLAFDTLYAEGQRRYVESLSAYARQFLQLMEKPDVDLIEGLSPAISIEQKATSHNPRSTVGTVTEIHDYLRLLFARAGTPYCPDHGIALQAQNVSQMVDAALALPEDTKLMILAPVVSDRKGEHTDLFDTMQAQGFVRFRIRSGGGTAHEAEAKVYDVDALPKLKKTEKHTIEVVVDRVKVRADIKQRLAESFETALRLADGRAIAMEMDTGREHVFSSRFACPICSYSLQELEPRLFSFNNPMGACPSCDGLGQITFFDPKRVVAFPNLSLASGAIKGWDRRNQFYFQMLQSLAAFYDFDTETPFEELPPEVQQVILHGSGETEIPFTYINERGRTTLRAHAFEGIIPNLERRYRETDSVAVREELAKYQNNQACPVCQGTRLRTEARHVKVGEADQARAIFEINGWPLRDALTYFLTLDLHGAKREIADKIVKEITARLNFLNNVGLDYLSLERSADTLSGGEAQRIRLASQIGSGLTGVMYVLDEPSIGLHQRDNDRLIGTLKHLRDIGNSVLVVEHDEDMIRACDYVVDIGPGAGVHGGMIVAEGTPDQIESSPASLTGQYLSGQRRIEVPKTRALPDDERLLRIVNATGNNLRNVTAEIPVGLLTCVTGVSGSGKSTLINDTLYHAVARHLYGSTAEPAPHDRIEGLEHFDKVINVDQSPIGRTPRSNPATYTGLFTPIRELFAGVPSAKERGYDPGRFSFNVKGGRCESCQGDGVIKVEMHFLPDVYVPCDVCHGQRYNRETLEVLYKGKNISEVLDLTVEQAHEFFNAVPVVRRKLQTLLDVGLGYIRLGQSATTLSGGEAQRVKLSLELSKRDTGRTLYILDEPTTGLHFHDIELLLKVIHKLRDQGNTVVIIEHNLDVIKTADWLIDMGPEGGAGGGQVIAKGSPEVVAASKASFTGKYLAPLLKKQG from the coding sequence ATGGAAGAAATCAAGATCCGTGGGGCGCGTACCCACAACCTGAAGAACATCAATCTCGACCTGCCGCGTAACAAGCTTGTGGTGATCACGGGGCTGTCGGGGTCAGGCAAGTCGTCGCTGGCATTCGACACCCTCTACGCCGAGGGGCAGCGCCGATATGTCGAATCGCTGTCCGCCTACGCCCGCCAGTTCCTGCAACTGATGGAAAAGCCCGACGTCGACCTGATCGAGGGGTTGTCCCCGGCGATCTCGATCGAGCAGAAGGCCACGAGCCACAATCCGCGCTCGACCGTTGGCACCGTCACAGAGATTCACGACTACCTGCGCCTGCTCTTCGCCCGCGCCGGCACGCCCTACTGCCCCGACCACGGCATCGCGCTGCAGGCGCAGAACGTGTCGCAGATGGTTGATGCGGCGCTGGCGCTGCCCGAAGACACCAAGCTGATGATCCTGGCGCCCGTGGTCTCGGACCGTAAGGGCGAGCACACCGATCTGTTCGACACGATGCAGGCGCAGGGTTTCGTGCGCTTCCGCATCCGCTCCGGCGGCGGCACCGCGCATGAGGCCGAAGCCAAGGTCTACGATGTCGACGCGCTGCCCAAGCTCAAGAAGACCGAAAAGCACACGATCGAGGTGGTGGTCGACCGCGTCAAGGTCCGCGCCGACATCAAGCAGCGTTTGGCCGAATCGTTCGAAACGGCACTGCGCCTGGCCGATGGCCGCGCGATCGCGATGGAGATGGACACCGGCCGCGAGCATGTGTTCAGCTCGCGCTTTGCCTGCCCTATCTGCTCCTACTCCTTGCAGGAGCTGGAACCGCGCCTGTTCTCGTTCAACAACCCGATGGGCGCCTGCCCCAGCTGCGACGGCCTGGGCCAGATCACTTTCTTCGATCCGAAGCGGGTGGTGGCCTTTCCGAACCTGTCGCTGGCCTCGGGCGCGATCAAGGGCTGGGATCGCCGCAACCAGTTCTATTTCCAGATGCTGCAGAGCCTGGCGGCGTTCTACGACTTCGACACGGAAACCCCGTTCGAGGAACTGCCACCCGAAGTGCAGCAGGTAATCCTGCACGGTTCCGGCGAGACCGAGATCCCGTTCACGTATATCAACGAACGCGGCCGCACCACACTGCGCGCGCACGCGTTCGAAGGGATCATCCCGAACCTCGAACGCCGCTATCGTGAAACCGATTCGGTGGCCGTGCGCGAGGAACTGGCCAAGTACCAGAACAACCAGGCGTGCCCGGTCTGCCAGGGCACCCGCCTGCGCACCGAGGCGCGCCATGTAAAAGTGGGCGAGGCAGATCAGGCCCGCGCGATCTTCGAGATCAACGGCTGGCCGCTGCGCGACGCGCTGACGTACTTCCTGACGCTGGACCTGCACGGCGCCAAGCGCGAGATCGCCGACAAGATCGTCAAGGAAATTACCGCCCGGCTCAACTTCCTGAACAACGTCGGGCTCGACTACCTGTCGCTCGAGCGCAGCGCGGACACGCTGTCCGGCGGCGAGGCGCAGCGCATCCGCCTGGCCTCGCAGATCGGCTCCGGCCTGACCGGCGTGATGTACGTGCTCGACGAGCCGTCGATCGGCCTGCACCAGCGCGACAACGACCGCCTGATCGGCACGCTCAAGCATCTGCGCGACATCGGTAACTCGGTGCTGGTGGTGGAGCACGACGAAGACATGATCCGCGCGTGCGACTACGTGGTCGACATCGGCCCGGGCGCGGGCGTGCATGGCGGCATGATCGTGGCGGAAGGCACGCCGGACCAGATCGAGAGCTCACCGGCATCGCTGACGGGGCAGTACCTGTCCGGCCAGCGCCGCATCGAGGTGCCGAAGACGCGCGCCCTGCCCGACGACGAGCGGCTGCTCCGCATCGTCAACGCCACTGGCAATAACCTGCGCAACGTTACGGCCGAAATCCCGGTGGGCCTGCTCACCTGCGTCACTGGCGTTTCTGGTTCAGGCAAGTCGACGCTGATCAACGACACGCTCTACCACGCGGTGGCACGCCATCTGTATGGCTCGACTGCGGAGCCCGCGCCGCATGACCGCATCGAAGGCCTCGAGCACTTCGACAAGGTCATCAACGTCGACCAGAGCCCGATCGGCCGCACGCCGCGCTCGAATCCGGCTACTTACACCGGCCTCTTCACGCCGATCCGCGAACTGTTCGCGGGTGTGCCCTCCGCCAAGGAACGGGGCTACGACCCGGGCCGTTTCTCGTTCAACGTGAAGGGCGGCCGCTGCGAGTCATGCCAGGGCGACGGCGTGATCAAGGTGGAAATGCATTTCCTGCCCGACGTCTACGTGCCGTGCGATGTCTGCCACGGCCAGCGCTACAACCGCGAGACGCTAGAGGTGCTGTACAAGGGCAAGAACATCTCCGAGGTGCTCGACCTGACCGTCGAGCAGGCGCACGAGTTCTTCAACGCTGTGCCGGTGGTGCGCCGCAAGCTGCAGACGCTGCTCGACGTGGGCCTGGGTTACATCCGGCTGGGGCAGTCGGCCACCACGCTCTCCGGCGGCGAAGCGCAGCGCGTGAAGCTGTCGCTGGAACTGTCCAAGCGCGACACCGGCCGCACGCTGTACATCCTCGACGAGCCCACCACGGGCCTGCATTTCCACGATATCGAACTGCTGCTCAAGGTCATCCACAAGCTGCGCGACCAGGGCAACACGGTCGTGATCATCGAGCACAACCTCGACGTCATCAAGACGGCGGACTGGCTGATCGACATGGGCCCGGAGGGCGGTGCGGGTGGTGGCCAGGTGATCGCGAAGGGATCCCCGGAAGTCGTGGCCGCCAGCAAGGCGAGCTTCACGGGCAAGTATCTGGCGC